The following proteins are co-located in the Acidimicrobiales bacterium genome:
- a CDS encoding MarC family protein → MSTALLILLVAANPIAVAAELRGRVDRRVLAAGLAATALLAVVLAAASEALLDVLSVTAPTFRVAAGAVLLTVAAKWVALGPRRLPPEDALLSRDDADDGDPGPWSGLVVPLLIPVLVSPQLVMASIALGADEGVGAVAVGAVVALGLSGVATLLHRGRPALWSIGVRFTGLPTAALALGMIVDGVKTV, encoded by the coding sequence ATGAGCACGGCGCTGCTGATCCTGCTGGTGGCGGCGAACCCGATCGCGGTCGCCGCCGAGCTCCGCGGCCGCGTGGACCGCCGGGTGCTGGCGGCGGGCCTGGCCGCGACGGCCCTGCTGGCGGTCGTGCTCGCGGCGGCGAGCGAGGCGCTCCTCGACGTGCTGTCGGTGACCGCGCCGACGTTCCGCGTCGCGGCCGGTGCCGTGCTGCTGACGGTCGCCGCCAAGTGGGTGGCGCTCGGGCCGCGGCGCCTCCCGCCGGAGGACGCGCTGCTCAGCCGCGACGACGCTGACGACGGCGACCCGGGCCCCTGGTCCGGGCTGGTGGTGCCCCTGCTGATCCCGGTGCTGGTCTCGCCGCAGCTGGTCATGGCCAGCATCGCCTTGGGCGCCGACGAGGGTGTCGGCGCCGTAGCGGTCGGCGCCGTCGTGGCCCTGGGCCTCTCCGGCGTCGCGACCCTGCTCCACCGGGGACGGCCGGCGCTCTGGTCGATCGGCGTCCGCTTCACCGGCCTGCCCACCGCCGCGCTCGCGCTCGGCATGATCGTCGACGGCGTGAAGACGGTCTGA
- a CDS encoding tryptophan 2,3-dioxygenase family protein: MDETNGETTDTTAAVNYSSYLALDEVLGAQRPLSDEHDEMLFIVIHQVYELWFKQLLHEIGHLQGRLDAGDTPHALHTLKRVLTILKVAVAQIDVLETMTPRQFLGFRSRLEASSGFQSAQFRELEAVLGRRDPQVVEHYPAGSAARERIATAMRRPSLFDSFLRYLATQGYDVPSGDIQQVLLRVYQDDGEPAQVAERLVDVDEGVQEWRYRHVKMVERTIGSRPGTGGSPGVAYLRTTLSRPVFPELWDVRSKL; the protein is encoded by the coding sequence ATGGACGAGACGAACGGCGAGACGACAGACACGACAGCGGCGGTCAACTACAGCTCGTACCTCGCGCTCGACGAGGTGCTCGGGGCGCAGCGGCCGCTGTCGGACGAGCACGACGAGATGCTCTTCATCGTGATCCACCAGGTGTACGAGCTGTGGTTCAAGCAGCTCCTGCACGAGATCGGTCACCTCCAGGGGCGGCTCGACGCCGGTGACACACCGCACGCGCTGCACACGCTGAAACGGGTGCTCACGATCCTCAAGGTCGCCGTGGCGCAGATCGACGTGCTCGAGACCATGACCCCGCGCCAGTTCCTCGGGTTCCGGAGCCGCCTGGAGGCGTCGAGCGGCTTCCAGTCGGCGCAGTTCCGGGAGCTCGAGGCCGTGCTCGGGCGCCGCGACCCCCAGGTGGTCGAGCACTACCCGGCCGGCAGCGCGGCCCGTGAGCGGATCGCCACCGCCATGCGCCGTCCCTCGCTGTTCGACTCGTTCCTGCGCTACCTGGCCACCCAGGGCTACGACGTGCCGTCGGGCGACATCCAGCAGGTGCTGCTCCGCGTCTACCAGGACGACGGCGAACCCGCCCAGGTGGCCGAGCGGCTCGTCGACGTCGACGAGGGCGTGCAGGAGTGGCGCTACCGGCACGTGAAGATGGTCGAGCGCACGATCGGCAGCCGGCCGGGCACCGGTGGGTCGCCCGGCGTGGCCTACCTGCGCACGACGTTGTCCCGACCGGTCTTCCCCGAGCTGTGGGACGTCAGGAGCAAGCTGTGA